Part of the Nicotiana sylvestris chromosome 2, ASM39365v2, whole genome shotgun sequence genome, caacaatatgaacatggatgaacatcataacaacaatatcacatgaacacgattttaacaacatttcaacaacaaatcacatgaacacgaattgaacaacaaagaacaactaaaacttgattgaacaatattttagcaacaaacaatcctattttcggattcaacaacaacaacaaacaaagtatgaagatttctaaattcaatcatattgaacttaaaatcaactctaacaacattacaacaaacaattcttatattaaactttaaacaagattatgagaacaattcaagcaataatcataaatggtaaacaagaaatcaaactatacaaaattcggattcaagatcatccaaacaaagtatgaacatgaatgaatctattttaagacaacaaacatgacggattaaacgattaaaacaatatattcctttaatacaactaaattctttaaacaaataacaagatcgacgaagaaacaattatgaacttaaacttgaacttaacaatattaacaatttctaactatacataaacacatgaaacaaattgaagaaatagttgattaaatttcaatttgaatctaacaaacatcaaactaacaaatattcacttaaacaataatacaaaacatgacatgaatatgaaaacaactaattaaacttccattttaaaatctgaaaattaatttaacaaataacacatgaacatgaactaaaaattaattcaaacgataaacaaaacaaacaagaatcaaataCTTATCGGCTTTTACttcgaaaaatataaaaacgaaatagacTCAAAACCAAACTAACCGGTTTAAAACAACTATGAagcacgaagaagatgaaggaacaGCAGAAATGGCAACGTGCGCAGCAATCTAGCTGTGTCCATGGCAATGAAAGAACCGAAACATGGCCATGGAAGTCGTTGAAACAGCAGACAAGGCAGTAACGGACGGGCTGGCAGCGTTGCGGCAATGGAGGAGCTTTGTCAACGTATTTTGGTGAAGCAGTAGCAGTTGATCGATGCCGAAAAGCAGCAGCAGCGGAGGCCATGGCAGCAGCAGTCGCGAGGCAGCTGAAGCaacggcggaggaaggaggagaagcaacGGCGATAGGCGTGTTTGGATGACGGCGTGTTTGCTGAAACGCAGCTGCGCGAGCAGCAGCAgttcggtcatgtttggttgaaacagaagcagcagcgacatggatgacgacgaaaacacgaagaagaagaagtagttgaacgcagcaagaaggagaagcagctgaacgcagcaggggaagccatggatgagctcaaactcgacgatGACGAAGCTTGACGGAGGAGGGCAactatggagttgttggtgcATGTGTGCGTGAGTGACGGGGTGAGATGaagctgctggagcttagccatggcagccatggatgtgtgttttagagtatggagaagaaagaagaaaagaagaagaagaatgataggggggcggatgacttaggtcatttttagggtttttggtttttttttgttttgttttgtgtctttgaaatgcaagataggggtattgggtcttttgagttatggactgggtcgacccagttcgaaatggactgggtcgtagggaagattgggccattttttgggcatgtggcttgaaattgaagaagaggcctaattccgactttctttatattttcgctctcttttcttcttttattttttctaaaactaaattataaaaatacttaaactattattaagaactaaattaagttataaaagcgcaaattaactcccaataacaattaacgcacaattaagtattaattaagcataaaattgtatatttggacattaaatgctaaaaatgcaaacaatgcctatttttataatttttaatttttgtaaaacaaatttaattactaacaattgtagaattaaatcctatatgcaaaatgcaacatatttttgtattttttattaatttagcaaataaacatgcacagataaatacaaataattattcaaaatatcacaaaattgcacaccaagaaaaattactttatttttgaatttatttgggagtaattctcatatagggcaaaaatcacgtgcttacaccacttacctcgaaccaagctcaatcagtcAATAAGAATGCCCTTTCCTCAATTATCcgactccgaatggcccaaatctagccaaaaacaattacataccataaataCAACAATAATAAACTAATCTGTTAGCAAAACCTCCGTTGtggcatttttgtccagtaattttagctgtatataaatagatctttttcagatttttagggtatCTATTGTTTTGTGGAGCACGTGAACAGccattttttttgctttttagagTATTTTTAGAACATCTTTAGCAATTAATCATAGATTTTACTCTTATAATTACTTTTTACGGGttatatttcatctccatctttgatttcttccttgattatgagttgctaaacccattagctagggttgtgacccaaccctagtgtgggtatttaatgggtcttctattTTAGGGCTTATTTGTTTATGGATTAGTAATATTTAGCTtgtttcatgctttaattgtagaattggtggttgcaaacactgattcatgcctttattacttaggctcttcttgagaaagagggtctaagtctaggaaattcaggctaacaaggaattggggtgcactcaagagattgatagctccaattaaagggttaaacctagatatagtaatacccgacttgaaccatAGCCcgaattaaagggttaaacctagagatagtaatacccggcttgaaccaattttgcttgcattgtttgaacacccaattgggcttgagaaagccaattagggaaaagtcactcaaactaccgagaggtatagagtaagTAGCTATGTGCAAAGGTTATATCGCGACCCCAAACataacaagcttgtcctaaattttagatcccattagatactcgcctaggtgtaagtcacttccccaGTTCCTTTTATCACTTGAGAAAACCCTTTCAAAAATAGTGTACTTAGCTTATTTTCAGCATTCATTAGCATTCAAGTAGAATAGTAACAAACCCAAACATGTTTAGAATTGCAATTAAGAACAACGCACGTAGCTAGATTGGATAGAAACCCGATTCCAAACCAAtattaactctctgtggattcgatcccgacctttcgggtaaaagctgcatcgaccactcttgcCATTCTAAAGTAGTACAGGTTGGAGCCGATCAatgacaactagtccatgcccaaaataatatcaaagtttaccatgctgagcaataataaatcggctctagtctcaaaaccactaagaacaaccaaacacgaccgatacatatgatcaacaacaatagaatctcccacaggtgtagacacataaataggagaactcaaagaatcacgagatatgcccaaatacggggcaaaataagaggacacataggaataagtgaagcctggatcaaataagacCAACACATCTCTATGATAGAccggaacaatacctgtaatgacagagtCAGAAGCAACTGCCTCTGTATGAgcaggaagagcataatatctggccAGGCCTTCCCTCtaaggcgacctctacctccccgacctccacctcgagctggaTGAGCAGGTGGAGTGGTAGCTGGTGCTATAATCATAGCTTGAGGACTCGGTGGAGCACGTGGtgcctgagaagtctgtggaggtgcactcatTATAAGTATGGGGTATGGATGTCCAATGGGACGGGACGAAATTAACGGGACGGGACGAGACAGGACGCATTTAAACGGGACGGTGGCAAGACGGGACGAAATGGGACGGGACAAACGGGACGAAACGGTCATCCCATCCCGTCCCGCTAACAAATGGGATGGGACGGGACGGGACGAGTTCGTGGGCCTTAAgtgtatttttaaaaaaaatgtctaGTTTTTTGAAAATTACTATGTTTTTAAGGTTTGCAACTGCtagatttttgacttatttaataaacttaaatgttactatgttaaaatgaaaattaaaaaactaagtaaatattataaaatattaaaacaaaagacttgtaatgaaatattctactaattataaatttataatatggttataatttatttaatataatttcaaagtattagctattaagtaactaagacaattcataaaAAAAACTTCAATGcttagagccttttattttattaatagaactttcaaatctcaaatacaaagataattcttttgaagagcacCTAATCGATGCagccaccttctaggaagggttttttttgaactaggcctcttagtagcctattacaaattattatactaatatttgtaagctccTATATAGCTTCTTTTTAACTTATTAATAATATCTCTCGGACATTCTGCTGGAATTGGCAATGTTAATTGACATTCCATGAGCTCCATGCCGTCATCACTCCCAGTGGtaagtatctcattgtattcttcttcttccctagtggttaatttttcaaaaccaagatttcttctttctgaaTTAATCCAATCTTTGAATAATACGAAAATCCGCTAATGCATGTCTATGATATCCAATTTGAAATCTTGTCGCGCTAAAAGCACTCTCCGATACTACTGATGATGCTTGAATAGCCAGGATATCTCGGGCCATAATTGAAAGTGTTGGAAAAGCCTTGTCACGCTCCCTCCACCATGACAAAAGTTGTTCCTTGCCTTCTTCGTCTTTAATATTTTCCAATCCTTGattaagataagaatcaagttgatCATCAATAGAAGAATCAAAACCTGTTATATCATCCATATCTTCCCATAAAACTTCTTCTCTAGGcttagaagtagaaggagcagTTTCACAACCAGTTGTATccatagatttatatttatcaaacattgatctagcataagaatatatgctagcttggcagtcttcgagagatggttgttcattttcttgaatttctaAATTCTCATAAATTTTACGAACAAGTCGCTTTGCACCACTTAGTTTTAAAGATGGGTTAAGTagagtagaaattaaataaacttcgagaatagggaaaaaatactttttaaattttaaaatcatttcATTAATGGCCGATGCATAAGTTGGATTTGTTTTATACTTATCAAATACAACAGAAATTCCACAAATATACCATAATATTTGTGTAACAGTAGGATAATATATACTAGAAAATTATTTTGTAGCATAATAAAAATTTTCTAAAAATTTAGTAAGCTCTTTGATCtcatcacaatcagaatcaacaaTTTGATCAATAGGGTgagcattatgcatattaaatacCTTTTTGGATAGGCACCCGATAATTATAAGCAACTTTAAGCATTTCATAAGTAGAATTCCACCTAGTACAAACATATTTTGGaacttttctaaatggaaggttaGCACTAGCACATTGTTGAGCAAATTCACGAATTATACTTTGTTTATGAGTACGAAAAATATAGCCACAAGCATGTTGTATTTTACTACAAGCATcagaaaataaattaagaccaTCTTTTACAACCAAGTTAAAATATGGCATGCACATATAACATGAAAAATTGTTAGATTAATTGGACAAAGTCTAGATTTTAAGCTATTTGTTGTGGTTGTGTTAGCAGAAGCATTATCTAAGGTGATAGTTAAAACTTTATTAATGAGTCCATAAAAAATAAGTATTTGTAGAACAGTAGTTGCAATATATGCTCTAATGTGTTTTGAATCAACAAATTTATAACCAATAATACATTTTTGCAAGTTCCAGTGATGATTAACCCAATAATATGTAACagttaaataatcacaaccattaGGACTATGACCTATATCAGATGTGATAGATACTTTACAATCTAAGTGAAAAAATACACAACGAATATGCTAAAGATATTCgatttgaaatttaaaaatatcatttctaACCGTGGTCTTAGGAAAACCTTGAAAAGCAGGGTTATAAGTTTCTTGTATATAATGCACAAAACAAGGTGAGAAGGGAAAGTAAAAGGTAAGCCACAGACAGCCACCATTTTGCTAAGTTCTCACGATCTCTATCTTTGTAATATTTGCATAAAACATGACCAGAAGCAGGgtcaagttgttgttgaatttgattAGAACCAGATCCACTAGGAGTGTCAGTACTGATGGTAGGATCCATAATTTTTCCGGCTTCTATGTTAGCTTGTATCCATAAAGATTTGTGATCCCTTCTTAAGTGTCTAGTTAAACCCCATGTCCCACCACTTGTTGTGTGTGCAAATTGTTGCTTACATTTTTCACATATAGCACGATGATTGACTTTATCATGTTTAAAAAATTTCCATACAAGTGATATTTTGGGACGTTCAACCTTAGGCTTACCCCTTATAGGGGGTACATGGGGTAAAGCTCGAGATTGAGATTGACTCTGAGTTGGAGCTTGTGTTGCGGGACTAGTGAGTGTTTCATCTAattcttcttccttattttcttcatcctcattttcttcGTCCTCAATAAAAATATCATTGCCAAATTGTCTTTGTAAAGTTTCATGATCTAATTGTTCTTCGACATGAACATCATAAAATGTGGGGGATTGGGAAAATGAAGTTTTATCAACATGAGTCATTTCATCAATATGTTTTCTAATTCTAGGTCTAGGAGAAGGGTTAGGATTAGGATTACTACTACTTTCACCCTTACTATCTTTTTtactactttttttaaaaataccgAATACATTTTTAGGTGTCATAATTTAAAtacgaaattaaattaaaaaagctaacacaaaaattaaacacacaaataAAATACGAAAATATAACACGTAAAGTAACCACAAAaattaagcactaaaatgatacgcaaaaattatatattaaaattaggagATGGAACCAGTGGACCGTGATTaaatattgaaacttgaagaaattgcccaaaatattgctccaaatacttgacgaattaatttgaagcttgaaagttgctccaaaaCATTTGCCCAAATACTTGAAAGTTATCACTTGATACTTGATAGTTGAATACTTGATAGTAACAAAATTGAGAGAATAATATAGATAGAATATTAGAATGtaagagatttgagagagaagattgattttttgtgggaaaaaatgaagaagaatgggggtatttatagtagaaAATAGGTACAAAGTGTAATTTAATAAACTTAGGGGTTATATTAAAAGTTTGGAAGGGGTAGGTGTGTTGGGGGGGTGGGTAGGGGCTGTTTGGACCGTTGGCAACAactatttttgcaatttaagtcatTTCCCAACATCtagttttttataaaaataaatatgaCGGGACGCGAGACGGGACCGATGGGATAAAATGGTCGTCCTGTCCCATCCCGTGTCCCGTTTAACATTGGCATATCCTGTCTAATTTGAAGCGGGACAAGACGGGCCGGCCCAACCCGTTGGACAGCCatagtctggggcaatccctcactatATGGCGAGTgccgccacactcaaaacaagctctcggAGGGCGTGGCTACAGTGACTGGCTGGGGCCAGGTCGGCTGGACTGACTACTGAAAGCAACCCGTGCGGGAGGTACACTAAACACTggcggtgcataataaggctcctgggcCTAGGAgtagctggaataccactggcggcTGGAAGTGTTGAATGAACATGGTGACTCGCATAGCCCCTACTATGACAAACTGCACCTGGGACACGAGTACCACTATAAGTGCTAGaatctcgagacctcttggcctctctctcctctctcccgAGAAAGCatgccctccactctcctagcaatatcCACAACCTGTTAGTAGTAAATATCCATCTCCCACTCCCAGTCCATGCTAATCCTGATGCTGGGTAGAGTCCCTCGATAAACCGACGGACCCTCTCTCGaactgtagcaaccaaggctggagCATGCCTAGCCAAATCACTGAAGCGAACTGCACACTCTGacacagtcatagcaccctaacGTAATTTCTCAAACTCGGTGTGTCATGCATCTCTGAGACTCtagggaacatactccctcaagaaATATTTGAGAACTGATTCCAAGTAAGTAAAGTTGCCTCAGCCGGACTACCCAACTCATAAgcacgccaccactgataggtcACTCCTTTAAGCTGGAACGCAGTGAAAGAAACTCCACTCAACTCCACTACacccatagtacggaggataCTGTGGCACTCCTCAAGAAAATCGTGGGCATCCTCTGACGCTAATCCACTTTAAataggagggtggtacttcttgtacctctcgagcctgAGATCCTCCTCCTCAGAAGCTGCTACACTACCCTCGGGCTGAACTAGAGCTACTAGCTATTGCCTGCATCGGTATGATCTTTGGAACCTAGTCGACCTGAACCCGCTGCTCTGGCTTACGGGCgacaggagtctgtgctcctcccccggcagTGGCGTACGCATAATTTTTCATAAGTGGTGTCACTATTTAAAGAGTAAACGAACGAGtaaataatttataatatatatCATATTATAAAAAGACAACttaaataatattaataaaacaaaattcaagtACATCACTACAATTCTCCTCGATGAGTTTTCATGTTTTGAAAtgtattcataatagcctcattagaAACATTACAAAATACATCTTTTTCTATATAAGGCACCAAACAACCACTCAAAATCTCATCATCCATTCGATTTCGTAAGTCAGTCTTTATCAACTTCATTGTTGAGAAAGCTCTTTCAACTGTAGCTATAACAACTGGCAAAATTAAATCAAATTTCACTAGCCGAAACACAAGAGGATAAGTCCCATGCTTCTTTGTTTCTACTAATTTCTTGGAAAGATCACCAAGTCCCTTAAGATCAGAAAACCTTTTGTCATGATCCCAAACATCAACAATGTAATTCTCAAGCTGAAAACAAAGGTCAACTATAGAATATTTATCAAAATCATCAGGATATAGCTCAGCCAATCTCAATATCTTTTCAATGTCAAAACTTGAAAAGGAGTTAACCGGGTTCAAGCAAGCAACTCAAAGAAGCAATTCAGTTGTCACCTCATCAAAGCGACTATTGAGTTCTTGAAATTGCCaatcaatagttttacaaaacACTACAACACGATAGTGATGTAAAATAGAGTACTCTGCAACTCTACGACGTGATCTTCCAAAGATCATATAAGGCTCATCAAAGTTAGGTATCAATATGTCATATTTGATACAAAACATAGATACTTCATCAATAAGTGGAGCCCAACCGTCCTCTCTCAGTTGTTGCAACCGATCCTTTGTCACTCTAACATGTATCACAACATTTGCAATATCTTGCTCCTTCTTTTGAAAGGCAACACTAAGCTTATTTGTAACTGCTAAAACAGTATGCATAAAATGCAACATGAAGGCAATCTCAAATATTAAACATGCTTTAAGGCATCCCTTTGCCTTACATTTTTCTTCAAAACGTGCATTAACAACAATAGTATCAAGTACATCAGTGATAGGGCCAAACATAAgaataaaattattaaaaaatttgTAGTGAGATCACCATCGAGTATCACCAGCCCTAGCAAGACCTAATTCTTGATTTAAACCCCTCCCAGTTTCAAGCTCACCTTTACGTAATGCTTCTTCAATTTCATCGGCTTGGGATTCACGAAGTTCATATCTACTCTTGAAAGAAGATCCTACCATATTTAATATATTAGAAACAACTAATAAAGGTTCTTGCACGTCATCACATTTTCTAGAAACTGCAACAAGAATTAGTTGCAGTTGATGAGCAAAACAATGAATAGAATGAGCACCTCTACTTTCTTTTTGCATTAAGATTTTAAGCCCATTTAAGTCACCCTACATATTAATTACTCCATTATAATATTGTCCATGTATGGAAGATGGACTTAAAGAGTATTGAGAAAGTAAACCAACAATTTCATTCTTTAGAGACAAAGCAGTAGTTTCACAAACATGAACAATACCAATAAATCACACCATCACACTTCCCCTTCTATCAACATACCACAAAACAATAGCCATTTGCTCCTTACATGATACATCACGAGATTCATCAATTAATATGGAAAATTGATCACTATTTAAATCCTCAATGATACACTTAATTGTTTTTATCTTACATACAATAATAATATCTCTTTGAATGTATGGGAGAAGTCAATTGATTATTCTTTGGAGCTCTTTTAAATGCTTCAACAACATGATCACATCTTTAATATACCATCTAAGAAGTTCAATATAGTTACCTCTATTAAAAGATGATTCATTTTTACGATGCCCCCGAAATAATAATCCTTGGTGCAAAAGATATCTTATCACATCAATTGCAGCCTCTAAACCAATCCTGTATTCTAACCTTTGTTGATAAGATTGTTTCACGAGTACACTTTGAATAGATTATTTTTGTCTCATCAAATCATCACCTTTCTTTCTTGACTGATTATTAATACTATTTGGTCTACCAATATGCGTATCAAATCTGTCCTTCTAATTCCAACTTGTAAATCTTACAGTTGAAAATACATCTCCTTCCCCTTGATTGATGCAATCATCttgaaacaaataacaatataagCAAAAAGTTGCATCTTTTGTTATGCTATATTCCAACCAATCATACTCATCAAACCATTGAGGATTAAAGCGACGCAATTTACCATAAAAATTTCTTTGAGGAAATTTGTGCTCTCGAGGTTGGAAAGGACCTCTTTGAATATACTTTCTTCTTATTGCATCATGGTCATTTGGGTGATATTTTCGAATTACTAATCTTTCCTCAGGATCAACCTCTAAAGAGCTTAAATTAACTCTTTCGCTTTGTTGATCTTGTTCCAACTCACTTGTTCTTTCTTCCAAGTTAGATAAATCTTGAGATGTTGAACTTGATTTTGGAATTTTGGGAGTTGTAGGAAAGTATCTCTTCATTGCAATCTAAtctaaataaaaaatttaagtaCCCACATTAATCTTTAGATAAACCCTAAATAAGTTTATTGTAACTATAAAATTGTTCGTCTTCAATAAGGCAATAACCCACAATTTCATTAACCTCCAAAATCAGTAAACACACCCTTAatcataaattcaaaattaacACATATTCATAATTTTGTTCATAaacaataaaaaggaaaaagCAAAATCACTTAGCAAAAAGTAATCATCGGCAGAGAGGGAGAGATTTAATACTAACCTGGAGGAATTTACTTTCACTCTTCTTTGGAGTTTGAAAAGGGGCAAGTCAAAATTCTTTTTATTCTAAAATAAGGGTTGGTTACTGATTTCTTGTGCAATAAGTATTGGGTCAATAGCAGCCCACATTGAAAAAGTCCATGATTTTAGCATCAACATAGGGTTTTAAATTAATTGACAAAGTCAAAGAGTC contains:
- the LOC138885472 gene encoding uncharacterized protein, translating into MKRYFPTTPKIPKSSSTSQDLSNLEERTSELEQDQQSERVNLSSLEVDPEERLVIRKYHPNDHDAIRRKYIQRGPFQPREHKFPQRNFYGKLRRFNPQWFDEYDWLEYSITKDATFCLYCYLFQDDCINQGEGDVFSTVRFTISRKCDDVQEPLLVVSNILNMVGSSFKSRYELRESQADEIEEALRKGELETGRGLNQELGLARAEKCKAKGCLKACLIFEIAFMLHFMHTVLAVTNKLSVAFQKKEQDIANVVIHVRVTKDRLQQLREDGWAPLIDEVSMFCIKYDILIPNFDEPYMIFGRSRRRVAEYSILHHYRVVVFCKTIDWQFQELNSRFDELENYIVDVWDHDKRFSDLKGLGDLSKKLVETKKHGTYPLVFRLVKFDLILPVVIATVERAFSTMKLIKTDLRNRMDDEILSGCLVPYIEKDVFCNVSNEAIMNTFQNMKTHRGEL